In one Sphingobium sp. MI1205 genomic region, the following are encoded:
- a CDS encoding tyrosine-type recombinase/integrase, with protein MPKLTKTVVDKADPRDRQCTVWCSDLKGFGVFVLPSGTRTYFVHYRNANNVRGRMKLGRRGTVTTEQARTLAIQALADVAKGNDPHEGRNSARKAISVKELCELYMAELEAGRILGKGGRFKKQDHRSWPDYRHIIPLLGSKRVTHVTKADVTAMMKDIMAGKTRANEKTKKLRGKSIVRGGLAAASRTVGLLGGIFSYARDELGIIEINPAHGVRQPKSVVRKRRLNQDEYRTLGRILAKAIEDEHYTRAVDIIRLIAMSGCRRNEIIEIRKSEIDTVGSTFRLEGTKEDRSVRPMGLPAVEYFDERDMTGRNSYLFPGERNTDGPFGSFPRHWEKIFAGTELADLTAHVLRHSFANDLGSTEITSRRCSVMRRARSRAAMCICSMRPSSWPPTRCRTTFRRCSTEPSCLIPTMRSIAARGRPRWSGF; from the coding sequence AAGCCGATCCGCGCGACCGGCAATGTACCGTTTGGTGCAGCGATCTGAAGGGCTTTGGCGTGTTCGTGCTGCCCTCCGGCACGCGAACCTATTTCGTCCATTACCGCAACGCCAACAATGTCCGGGGTCGAATGAAGCTCGGCCGCCGCGGCACAGTCACCACCGAACAGGCGCGGACGCTGGCGATCCAAGCGCTGGCCGATGTCGCCAAGGGCAATGATCCGCACGAAGGTCGGAACAGCGCTCGTAAGGCGATATCGGTCAAGGAGCTGTGCGAGCTGTATATGGCGGAGCTGGAGGCCGGCCGTATTCTCGGCAAGGGCGGCCGCTTCAAGAAGCAAGATCACCGATCTTGGCCGGATTACCGCCATATCATTCCGCTGCTCGGCTCAAAGCGCGTAACCCACGTCACCAAGGCGGACGTGACGGCGATGATGAAGGACATCATGGCGGGTAAGACGCGCGCCAACGAAAAGACGAAGAAGCTGCGCGGCAAATCGATTGTCCGGGGTGGCCTCGCGGCCGCGAGCCGCACGGTCGGCCTGCTGGGCGGCATCTTCAGCTATGCACGGGATGAGCTGGGCATCATCGAGATCAATCCCGCCCACGGGGTCCGCCAGCCCAAGAGCGTTGTGCGGAAGCGTCGTCTGAACCAGGACGAGTATCGGACGCTTGGCCGCATCCTCGCCAAAGCGATTGAGGACGAACACTACACGCGCGCCGTGGATATCATCCGGCTGATCGCCATGTCCGGCTGCCGCCGCAATGAGATCATCGAGATACGGAAGAGCGAGATCGACACCGTTGGGAGCACCTTTCGGTTAGAGGGCACGAAGGAAGATCGGTCCGTTCGTCCGATGGGCTTGCCCGCCGTCGAATATTTCGATGAGCGTGACATGACTGGCCGCAACTCATATCTCTTTCCGGGTGAAAGGAACACAGACGGGCCGTTCGGCAGCTTCCCCAGGCATTGGGAGAAGATCTTCGCCGGGACTGAGTTGGCGGACCTCACCGCGCATGTGCTGCGCCACAGCTTCGCGAATGACCTGGGCTCCACCGAAATCACATCGCGGCGCTGCTCGGTCATGCGTCGGGCTCGATCACGAGCCGCTATGTGCATATGCTCGATGCGGCCGTCGTCATGGCCGCCGACACGGTGTCGGACTACGTTCAGGCGCTGCTCGACGGAGCCGTCCTGTCTCATACCCACTATGCGCTCGATCGCAGCTCGCGGAAGGCCGCGCTGGTCCGGTTTCTGA
- the ilvD gene encoding dihydroxy-acid dehydratase — MPVYRSRTTTHGRNMAGARGLWRATGMKDEDFGKPIIAVVNSFTQFVPGHVHLKDLGQLVAREIEAAGGVAKEFNTIAVDDGIAMGHDGMLYSLPSRDLIADSVEYMVNAHCADAMVCISNCDKITPGMLMAALRINIPVIFVSGGPMEAGKADVRGQTVALDLVDAMVVAADEAYTDEEVKVIERSACPTCGSCSGMFTANSMNCLTEALGLSLPGNGSVLATHADREALFREAGHSIVNLARRWYEQDDASALPRSIASFAAFENAMSLDIAMGGSTNTVLHLLAAAYEGEVPFTMADIDRLSRRVPCLCKVAPAKQDVHMEDVHRAGGIMAILGQLDRAGLIDTSLPTVHAPTLGDALDRWDISRTTSESVREFYSAAPGGVRTTQAFSQSNRWKELDTDRTNGVIRDAEHPFSKDGGLAVLYGNLAPEGCIVKTAGVDESILTFHGTARVYESQDAAVAGILGNEVKAGDVVVIRYEGPKGGPGMQEMLYPTSYLKSKGLGKACALITDGRFSGGTSGLSIGHVSPEAAEGGLIALVETGDPILVDIPDRVIRLDLADEILVARRKAMEANGAAAWKPFGRKRTVSPALGAYAALTTNAARGAVRDVSQIER, encoded by the coding sequence ATGCCCGTTTACCGCTCCCGCACCACCACCCATGGCCGCAACATGGCCGGCGCCCGCGGCCTCTGGCGCGCCACCGGCATGAAGGACGAAGACTTCGGCAAGCCGATCATCGCGGTCGTCAACAGTTTCACCCAATTCGTGCCCGGCCATGTCCACCTGAAGGACCTTGGCCAGCTGGTCGCGCGCGAGATCGAGGCGGCGGGCGGCGTTGCCAAGGAGTTCAACACCATCGCGGTCGATGACGGAATCGCCATGGGCCACGACGGCATGCTCTATAGCCTGCCGAGCCGGGACCTTATCGCGGACAGCGTTGAATATATGGTCAACGCACACTGCGCGGACGCGATGGTCTGCATCTCCAACTGCGACAAGATCACGCCCGGCATGCTGATGGCGGCGCTGCGGATCAACATCCCGGTGATCTTCGTCTCCGGCGGTCCGATGGAGGCCGGCAAGGCGGATGTTCGCGGGCAAACGGTCGCGCTCGACCTGGTGGACGCCATGGTTGTTGCCGCCGACGAGGCATACACCGATGAGGAGGTGAAGGTGATCGAGCGGTCAGCCTGCCCGACCTGCGGCTCCTGCTCGGGCATGTTCACGGCGAACAGCATGAACTGCCTGACCGAGGCGCTCGGCCTGTCATTGCCCGGCAATGGCTCGGTGCTCGCCACCCATGCCGATCGCGAGGCGCTGTTCCGCGAAGCCGGGCATAGCATCGTCAATCTAGCCCGCCGCTGGTACGAGCAGGACGATGCGTCGGCGCTGCCTCGCTCGATCGCGAGCTTCGCTGCGTTCGAGAACGCCATGAGCCTCGACATTGCGATGGGCGGTTCGACCAACACGGTGCTGCACCTGCTCGCCGCCGCTTATGAAGGCGAAGTGCCGTTCACCATGGCGGACATCGACCGGCTGTCGCGCCGCGTGCCCTGCCTGTGCAAGGTCGCGCCGGCCAAGCAGGATGTGCATATGGAAGACGTCCACCGCGCGGGCGGCATCATGGCGATCCTGGGCCAGCTTGATCGCGCCGGCCTCATCGACACCAGCCTGCCGACCGTGCACGCGCCGACGCTGGGCGACGCGCTCGATCGTTGGGATATCAGCCGCACCACCAGCGAGAGCGTGCGGGAGTTCTACAGCGCGGCGCCCGGTGGCGTTCGCACAACGCAGGCGTTCAGCCAGAGCAATCGCTGGAAAGAACTCGACACCGATCGCACGAACGGCGTGATCCGCGATGCCGAGCACCCCTTCTCGAAGGACGGCGGCCTTGCCGTGCTCTACGGCAACCTCGCCCCTGAAGGCTGCATCGTGAAAACGGCGGGCGTCGACGAGAGCATCCTCACCTTCCATGGCACGGCGCGGGTCTATGAAAGCCAGGACGCGGCGGTCGCCGGTATCCTCGGCAATGAGGTAAAGGCGGGCGACGTGGTGGTGATCCGCTACGAAGGGCCGAAGGGCGGACCGGGCATGCAGGAGATGCTCTATCCGACGAGCTATTTGAAGTCGAAGGGTCTTGGAAAGGCCTGTGCGCTGATCACCGATGGGCGCTTCTCGGGCGGCACCTCGGGTCTGTCGATCGGCCATGTTTCGCCGGAAGCGGCCGAGGGCGGTCTGATCGCGCTGGTCGAGACGGGCGATCCGATCCTGGTGGACATTCCCGACCGCGTCATCCGCCTCGACCTCGCTGACGAGATTCTCGTCGCCCGCCGCAAAGCGATGGAAGCCAATGGTGCAGCCGCTTGGAAACCCTTTGGCCGCAAGCGCACCGTTTCACCGGCCCTAGGTGCCTACGCCGCGCTCACCACCAATGCGGCACGCGGCGCAGTGCGCGACGTCAGCCAGATCGAGCGCTAG